AGCTGCACAAAAAATGCACTGTATGTGCTCGCCCCATGACAGCTTACGGTCCAGAGTGATGCAATGGCAGCTTCACTGAGTCATAGAGCTCACCATTCCTGAGGCCAAACACAATTTTCTGTGTTAAGTACTCAAAAGTAATCGCAGAAGCCAGTGTAAGTTTTATAGACCAATCAAGTTACAGATTACGATATCTTACTTATTAACCTTTTACAATGTTGCTAATTTGTTCTCAAATAAGTAATTCTGTTCATTCCAGGCTACAGAGGAGCAAGTTGATCAAGCGTTAAATGCAGCAGTAGATGCTGGTTACAGGCATATTGATACAGCTTTTGTTTACATGAATGAAGCTGCTATAGGAAAGTCtttgaagaaaatatttgaaaatggcaAAGTAAAACGGGAAGAAATGTTCATCGTTACAAaggtataaatcaaaattatcaTTCTTTGTTACTCTGGTCTTATTTATCATGCAGCTTCTCCTTTTTTATCTTTTCCGAATTTgtatgaattattgtttttctcAATTTCCCTTTCCATTGAACGCTAGGAAACCATTACCGTACTTTAATCCAGCCGTAATTTGTACTCTGTTTCAACAGAAAACTGGTGAACTTGGTTGAACCTTCATTGAAGTAAACTAATTTTCCAAGCATGAAATATGCAATAGTAGTTCTCCTCTAAAGCTCGTATCACATTGAGCCACCAGTGTTGACAGCCAATGGGTTGCTAAGTGGTCCAGTGAGTCACGGGGCATTACTTTTCATAACTCGAAGCAGTGGTCCCCCACGGGAGGGTCGCCAACAGATTCTTTGTGGGTCACAGCGTGAgtcttgaaaattgaataacaatcaGTTTTGATTTCAACAGAGTGAAATCTTATTAAATTTTTTGATGGTACGTTATATTTGAACCACacaaaatgttaatatattTTTGCTGTTGAATGTTTGGGGAACAGAGGAGATGAGAGAAGTAAAATCATAAACTCGTATTTTTCTCCTTTTGATGTGAAGTTACTATTTCATACAGTTGACCAAActctttatatttcatatttatgcaCCTTTAGTGCGATCCATgttgtaatgacagtatttgatcaacattagtgttgctatccatgtctatcatccaacaatgcagatagcgctatccattTCTAGCTCCGAATCGTTGCCAGATCAGTTTTTAACAAAGTAGAAatacaattaacaaaatatttaacctcaaaaatgaaaatttatttttcaatcattgaaaaatttagattCGTgacgaataaattataatttatcatttccaataagaatgaacagtcaatattcaaaagataatattaataatcagATAAACCGGTATCCTCCAACCtctgtagaaggcagtggcacgGCAGGGAACCGGcaaagctgttctcctatctttctccactgtcattataacgtggaccccataATAGAGTAACACATTCCAGCGTCATCAGCAGGTGACAAATTGACTCTACAGATTAAGTTTCCAGATCTtatggttcggaacccacctaaaactgtaagTCCATTCATCTCTATTGATTTTCAGCTTCCGAACATtgctaatgatgccaagtaCGTCGAAGATTATATAAAACGGTCATTGAGTGCTTTGCAGTTAGATTACATCGACTTGTACCTAATTCATCATCCAGTTGGATTTGTCAATGGAGAAGACCTCATGCCCAAAGATGAGAATGGAAAGGTCAAACTTGATATGTCCACCGATCACATCGCCATTTGGAAGGTCAGTTTCAGTAAATTATTAACATCTCACCCCATCTGAATGGTTATGTTTATATGTAATTAAAAACGTTGACTATTGGTGCAGTAGATCTTTTTCTctgaatttcaatttatcattgTGGAATTTTCTAtcttgacaaaattaaacaaTGTTAATTGGTGAATCATAAGTCAGGTGATAGAAGtcgaaataaaatttgtttttcaagaaaccataatttttttctgtttctgAGATTCTGAAATTCACGATTTTACTGCATGCTGACCTGCAGTTTCGACAGTACAGCCTTTTAGTTAGAATTCACTGAAATTCAATATCTTCCTTTATGTTATTCAATCAAGAGAATGGTCGTTTTCACACATACCGATTGTCAGCCGACATTTATCGGTCATGactcagaataattattgtcctctgattggctgagaATCAGCTGTTGTTGAGAATCAGCCAATCTGAGGAACTGTCCCCATTAACAGCTGATTCGCAGCCAATCGGGACAGTTCTGAGTGTCGGCCGACAAATTGATAAATGTGAAACGAACTTTCTGATCAAGCTTGCAGAGGTATAAGGGAGAATAGAGTAGTGGGAATGCGCTTTGTTTCTCTAATACTTCGTTTTACTTCAACCGACAGAGCTGCCAACCACATTTTTCCTTCACTATATTGCCCAAACCTATTCTCATGACTGAACTATCTTAAACTTTTCATTTTCTACTACATTTCTCTTTCAGTTAGTAAAGTACTATTGTAATATTTAATGGGAGTGATCCGTTGTCTGGTGGATAGAGTGTCTACTCTAGCAGCCCAGTGATTCCGGGTTCAAATCCGCTCAtcaccaaaagtttttgaccaggTCACTTCCGTGTTATCGTAAGAGCACGTTAAACTGTCTGTCCCGGCTGAAGTTTGACAGTCGCAAGATCCATTGAcggcttaaggctgtgcaaaggctaaaaataaactttctactcgtgatatttttctaagttttccgatttgtatatcttcaagctatcaaaatggaaaagttttctcaggagaacatttttttccgatcattactttttgagatatgagcgcctgaagtttgaatttttgggacagaacatttaaaattcggtaagatatgaatccatgagatttagaagatggattcttcatggaataaattgttgatctagtaaaacaaaaactttctgaaaatatcaatttttgaaaaagttattcaatttaccaaaaataactcaactataagttatttttagtgaacTGAAGAActatctcaaaaattgatattttcagaaaatttctgttttactagatcaataataccatgaaaaatcgatccctaaatctcatggatttatctcttaccgaagttgaaattttctgtcccaaaaatttaaacttcaggcactcataactcaaaaagtaataatcagaaaaaacatttttcctgagaaaactttttcattttgatagcttgatgatttacaaatagaataactttgaaaaatatcacgagtagaaagtttatttttagcctttgcgcAGCCTTAAATGATACATTCAGGTGAAGTGGGACCTTCCCGGAAGGGACTCCCCACAAAAAAAATCCATAGGAATTTACATTACTCCCCCTACTATTTTTTGAGAAGCTGTCAGGTAAcatgaattttgaattaaataatttaccTCTGAAAAAGTTTCCTTGGGTCAAGCTTGAAGGCGGGAGGCGGGTCAGGCTTCAAGGCTAAGAAATGCTATAATCTAGTTTCACACacttaaaaaaaattaagtgaatcttctttttttaattaaaaatttatatagaaGTCTAAACCAATGAGCCAGTCACACCTCCATCAATATTTCCTTTCAATTCGTGTTGCATGCTGCAAGAGCCCTGCTCACTTAAGCAGCCAAAcgcaacaaattaataataattcaagtcaaaattgaatagctcattagtctttaactaggcgctataataatgatgaaactATACTGTTTATCTGAAACTGTCCataattttgaaacagaaaatGGAAGAACAAGTAGATGCTGGCCGAGCAAAGGCGATTGGACTGTccaatttcaacatcaaacagaTTGAGCGAATAATTGGCTCGGCGCGCATCAAGCCAGCAAACTTGCAGATAGAGGCACATCTCTATTGCCAGCAGAAGGAGCTGCACGAGTTTTGCAAGAAAAATGGCATTACCGTCTGTGCCTATTCGCCACTCGGGTCGCCCAACCTCATGCCCATGCTACCTATGTTTGGTGGCGATCCAAGCAGGTACCGTCTCAAATCAAACTAggtttatatctgtatctaatATCGTATCAAACCAATCTATGTTTAGGCTATATCAgtatttgatattttgtttttccaGAGCTAGTCAATAGTGTTTTGAATGAATTAACTAGTCCAACTCACAAAAAACACTTCTACTGTCGACTCATTTTTGTTAAGAAATCGTTTTTTTCTTGAACtaataaatgtgaaaatatttatctaatatatttaaaatataatttaatttataaatataataataattatagttataattttacttgaaatatttatttgttttatcatttttatagaGTAAGACTATTATTATTACCGTCCCATCTATTTAAAAATTGGGTCAAGTATTGATTAATATAACTAGTGCAGTGTTGAGCTAGCTCTAGATCAGAACGGATGACAACTATCTTATCTCTCTAGTTTTCGTATCGGCTCCGGTTTTTAAGTCGtagaatcttgttttatttctaACCTGAAAGTACCGGTTCTTTTCGTTTTTTTCTTTTAGTACGGAATTGTTTCATTATATTTACTGcaaaaatcatgtttgacgAGTGTTTCGAGTGTAAAAGTAAATAcaattacataaaataaattattgagtgCTCAGAGTGTAAAAATGTTTACCATCCCACCTGCTCTAAGCTTCGCACTATTGATAAATTCGTAAAGCTTGATTCGCGGAAGGCTAACTGGAAATGTGATAATTGTAGAATTTAGACTTTGTTTGGGTGAGAGAGGGGAAGATCTTTGTTAGAAAGAGTAAGTACTCACCGGCAAAAAGGATCTCTCATGATGATGACCTATTGAAACAAAagtaaaaatgtttattattattagatttggACTTGACCTACTTGACCTGATCTATAGTTGTATCTGAAGTTAACTGGActtgataattaatattatatggGGCTGTGAAAAGCCAGGAGTTGGTttctttttattaattttctattgaactttcatcaattttatttatttttttgtttctacataaaatattcttctttttctcttcttcttgttttgtttttctctttcttatGGTTATCATAAATGACTCTGATGAACTGATTTCTCTTGAGACCTATAATACTACCGATATTCTAATAgatgatatttttcattgtCATGCAGAATTGTTGGCAATATCGTTAATAAATCTGACCTAAATGTTACTTATATATCAGAAGTCTAaatagaaattttgatgagttttcATATAATAAGTAATTATTCCGTATATTTTCATGTGATTATATTGAGTGAAACTTGAGTGCTTGAtaatgacaatttcaatttgaatatatacCCAGTAATTAATAAGCCaggtaaaattaataaatgtgaTAGAATTTCGGGTTTTCACAATAGTGATTTGATTGTGGATgagttgaattatgagataACAGAATCAAACTTGATGGACGTTCAGGTGCCCGGAGTAATAGAAAAGGCAACAGATAACACTTATCGCAATCTATAGATTaccttcaacaaatatatttCTTAACGGTTTAAATTATTGCTTACATTCTATTAGGAACCGACCTAACATGATTTTTGCTGCTGTAGAATAGTTGAAAACAAGTTGATTCACCTCTATCATCTTTCCTTATCCCATTACTGGCAAAATGACAGATATACAGGAGAATGCAAGTAACAAACCTGCCGGTGACTGATGAGGGAAGGCAGCGTAGTTTTAGGGAGTTGCTGTTGTAGTCTGTCTTGCGTCGTGTGTGCTGTGAGCGCTGCTTTAACGTGCTGCCAAAATTGTACGTGTGTATGCTGTTAGCATGAGCGAACCAGCCGTGAGTGATCACAGAAGTgcacatataatatattaaattagaGGAATCGCCACGCCAGTGTAGGTGAgtacaaattgaaaactttattcTATTATGTACAATTTGCCAGCACCAAAGCTCCTCAAAACCGTATCTTTTCATCCAGTTCCAtctgaaatattataaaactattcaaatagattttctgttattttaaaaaatcaatcaattctcttTATCATCAACTCTTTCctttaattttaaaactattattttcgATTCAAAAACAGAACTTATCAACAGGCCCCACGTTGTCAACGAGTCAACTGTAATGATTTGTCCCTGACGTGTTACGTTCAAAATGTTAACGGCtttattaatgatttcaatTGTTCGGGTGTCAATTGTAACGCTCCTGTTCGGATCGCTAATTGTAACAATTCTTTTTATCGGTCCCTGTTTGGTGACGACAATTTATTGTAACGATTTACTATTTGAAGGCTAATTTTCATCCCTTATCGGGTGTTACCTAAGGGtttttgttgaaataaattcaatttaaattattaaattgattattatttttacaatttcatGCGCCGGATAGCTCGTTGACAACGTGGAGCCTGTTGATAAGTTCAGTTTTTAAATCAAAGGAAAGAGTTGATGACAAAAgaactatttatttttttaataacagaAGATCTATTTGgttaattttattgtacttCAGATGGATCTGGATGAAATACTAAGGTTTTGGAGAGATTGGATTCTGGAAAATGgcgaataataaaataaaatcggTAAGTGCTCACCTCCACTGGCGATTTCTCGAATTTTATGTATTACATCTGCACATTTGTAATCACTCACGGCTGG
The genomic region above belongs to Nilaparvata lugens isolate BPH chromosome 5, ASM1435652v1, whole genome shotgun sequence and contains:
- the LOC120351290 gene encoding 1,5-anhydro-D-fructose reductase-like isoform X1 → MSSIDANSFLETSTMKMPIVGLGTWQATEEQVDQALNAAVDAGYRHIDTAFVYMNEAAIGKSLKKIFENGKVKREEMFIVTKLPNIANDAKYVEDYIKRSLSALQLDYIDLYLIHHPVGFVNGEDLMPKDENGKVKLDMSTDHIAIWKKMEEQVDAGRAKAIGLSNFNIKQIERIIGSARIKPANLQIEAHLYCQQKELHEFCKKNGITVCAYSPLGSPNLMPMLPMFGGDPSSIPQLNPLTDPVVLEIAKAHDKTSAQVLLRHLLQKNFAVIPKSSNPERIKQNFQVFDFELSEKEMGDLDALDRANDGRLFKSTLFSGADKHPECPY
- the LOC120351290 gene encoding aldose reductase-related protein 2-like isoform X2 → MNEAAIGKSLKKIFENGKVKREEMFIVTKLPNIANDAKYVEDYIKRSLSALQLDYIDLYLIHHPVGFVNGEDLMPKDENGKVKLDMSTDHIAIWKKMEEQVDAGRAKAIGLSNFNIKQIERIIGSARIKPANLQIEAHLYCQQKELHEFCKKNGITVCAYSPLGSPNLMPMLPMFGGDPSSIPQLNPLTDPVVLEIAKAHDKTSAQVLLRHLLQKNFAVIPKSSNPERIKQNFQVFDFELSEKEMGDLDALDRANDGRLFKSTLFSGADKHPECPY
- the LOC120351292 gene encoding uncharacterized protein LOC120351292, which produces MCTSVITHGWFAHANSIHTYNFGSTLKQRSQHTRRKTDYNSNSLKLRCLPSSVTGRFVTCILLYICHFASNGIRKDDRGESTCFQLFYSSKNHVRLTVRAFRNESLSILCLPGARSMFMAPEISWTFNNVDWEGPRAFVCYQPARILNKLLVLARCLPN